One Primulina huaijiensis isolate GDHJ02 chromosome 5, ASM1229523v2, whole genome shotgun sequence DNA segment encodes these proteins:
- the LOC140977874 gene encoding protein RGF1 INDUCIBLE TRANSCRIPTION FACTOR 1-like isoform X2: MPVPPWLEKLLATAFFTVCRSHGAAARSECNMYCLDCSVDDAFCLYCRSSKHRDHRVIQIRRSSYHDVVRVSEIQKVLDITGVQTYVINSARVLFLNERPQPKFGKTASHVCEICGRSLLDPFRFCSLGCKLVGIRRNEEVKERRSIFSSKEEEELREASQQDIYPCTPPSRSRRRKGIPQRAPF; this comes from the exons ATGCCGGTTCCACCATGGCTAGAAAAACTCCTAGCCACCGCCTTCTTCACCGTCTGCCGGAGCCACGGCGCCGCAGCCAGAAGCGAGTGCAATATGTACTGCTTGGACTGTAGTGTGGATGACGCCTTTTGTCTCTACTGCCGCTCATCTAAACACAGAGATCATCGAGTGATTCAG ATAAGGAGATCATCATACCACGATGTTGTAAGAGTTTCGGAGATTCAGAAGGTTTTGGACATAACCGGGGTGCAGACTTATGTAATAAACAGCGCGAGGGTTTTGTTTCTGAACGAGAGACCTCAGCCCAAATTTGGGAAGACGGCTTCTCACGTATGTGAAATATGTGGGAGGAGTCTTTTGGACCCTTTTCGTTTTTGCTCATTGGGATGCAAG CTTGTAGGAATAAGGAGGAATGAGGAAGTAAAAGAAAGAAGATCGATATTTTCATCAAAAGAGGAGGAAGAATTGCGTGAAGCCTCGCAACAAGACATATACCCGTGCACACCTCCTTCAAgatcaagaagaagaaaaggaaTCCCTCAAAGGGCACCTTTTTAG
- the LOC140977874 gene encoding protein RGF1 INDUCIBLE TRANSCRIPTION FACTOR 1-like isoform X1, producing MDAMPVPPWLEKLLATAFFTVCRSHGAAARSECNMYCLDCSVDDAFCLYCRSSKHRDHRVIQIRRSSYHDVVRVSEIQKVLDITGVQTYVINSARVLFLNERPQPKFGKTASHVCEICGRSLLDPFRFCSLGCKLVGIRRNEEVKERRSIFSSKEEEELREASQQDIYPCTPPSRSRRRKGIPQRAPF from the exons ATG GACGCAATGCCGGTTCCACCATGGCTAGAAAAACTCCTAGCCACCGCCTTCTTCACCGTCTGCCGGAGCCACGGCGCCGCAGCCAGAAGCGAGTGCAATATGTACTGCTTGGACTGTAGTGTGGATGACGCCTTTTGTCTCTACTGCCGCTCATCTAAACACAGAGATCATCGAGTGATTCAG ATAAGGAGATCATCATACCACGATGTTGTAAGAGTTTCGGAGATTCAGAAGGTTTTGGACATAACCGGGGTGCAGACTTATGTAATAAACAGCGCGAGGGTTTTGTTTCTGAACGAGAGACCTCAGCCCAAATTTGGGAAGACGGCTTCTCACGTATGTGAAATATGTGGGAGGAGTCTTTTGGACCCTTTTCGTTTTTGCTCATTGGGATGCAAG CTTGTAGGAATAAGGAGGAATGAGGAAGTAAAAGAAAGAAGATCGATATTTTCATCAAAAGAGGAGGAAGAATTGCGTGAAGCCTCGCAACAAGACATATACCCGTGCACACCTCCTTCAAgatcaagaagaagaaaaggaaTCCCTCAAAGGGCACCTTTTTAG
- the LOC140977874 gene encoding protein RGF1 INDUCIBLE TRANSCRIPTION FACTOR 1-like isoform X3, which yields MDAMPVPPWLEKLLATAFFTVCRSHGAAARSECNMYCLDCSVDDAFCLYCRSSKHRDHRVIQIRRSSYHDVVRVSEIQKVLDITGVQTYVINSARVLFLNERPQPKFGKTASHVCEICGRSLLDPFRFCSLGCKE from the exons ATG GACGCAATGCCGGTTCCACCATGGCTAGAAAAACTCCTAGCCACCGCCTTCTTCACCGTCTGCCGGAGCCACGGCGCCGCAGCCAGAAGCGAGTGCAATATGTACTGCTTGGACTGTAGTGTGGATGACGCCTTTTGTCTCTACTGCCGCTCATCTAAACACAGAGATCATCGAGTGATTCAG ATAAGGAGATCATCATACCACGATGTTGTAAGAGTTTCGGAGATTCAGAAGGTTTTGGACATAACCGGGGTGCAGACTTATGTAATAAACAGCGCGAGGGTTTTGTTTCTGAACGAGAGACCTCAGCCCAAATTTGGGAAGACGGCTTCTCACGTATGTGAAATATGTGGGAGGAGTCTTTTGGACCCTTTTCGTTTTTGCTCATTGGGATGCAAG GAATAA